Sequence from the Maribacter aquivivus genome:
TGGTCATGGTTTAACTATTTCTAACGAAGGAGGCGAAGATTTTTTGTTCTTGGCAGATTCTGGGTGGTACCTAAATAAAACAGGAAGCTGGACCAAGCATAATGGTAGAATTTCAAAAACTACGATGGACGGGAAGGTTCTATTTGATATTGGGCACCCTCAAACTATTGGTGTTTATGAACCAGGATTAAATTTTTGTCCTACTGAAGTTGCCGTTGGTCCTAATGGTGATATCTATGTTGCAGACGGTTATGGGCAAGATTTTATTCTACAGTATAATTATAAAGGCGAGTTTATTCGTAAATGGGGCGGCCATGATAATGAAGATGCAAATTATAATCTTCAAAATGCACATGGTGTAGCAATAGATTACAGAGAAAAAAATAATCCAATGGTTGTTTGTACTTCTAGAAATGAACAATCGTTTAAGTGGTTTACTTTAGAAGGTAAATATGTTAAGACACTTAAACTACCTAATATGCAAGTATGTAGACCTGTCTTTGATGATGTTAATTTATACGCAGGGGTATGCTGGTCTCAACCTAAAGTTGGGAAAACAAATTGGAAAGATCATACTGGTTTTGTTACCATTTTAGAGAATGACAAAGTAGTTTCTAACCCAGGTGGTACAACTCCAGAATATAAAAACGGTGAATTGCAAAAATCATATCAATTAGAGAATAAACCTATTCTTCATGGTCATGATGTTTGTGTAGATGAAGATAAAAATTTATACATATGTCAATGGAATGCGAATAAGACAGCACCTATTAAATTAGAACGCGTTTAAGGTAATTTTGAAAAATTTATTATGGATAATAGTGTTCCAGATTTTGTATTGTTTTTAGGTAGGTTTCATCCGCTTGTTGTGCATTTGCCAATTGGTTTTTTATTTTTCGCATTTGTTCTAGAAGTTTTTAGCAGATGGAAAAAAAATCCTGTTTTAACCTCTGGTATTCCTTTAGCCTTATTTTTAGGTGGACTTAGTGGTGTCGTTGCTTGTATATTAGGGTATATGTTGTCTCTAAGTGGCGATTATGAAGAAGCAGCTTTAGATACCCACTTTTGGTTCGGTATTGCAACTACCGCAATTGCTTTTTTAGCATGGCTCATACGGATTGAAAAAATAAAAATTTCTAGTTTAAAAAAGCTACAGCCAAATATTGCATTTCTTACGCTATTGGTAATACTGTTAAGTGTTACCGGTCATTATGGTGGTAACCTTACCCATGGTAGTGATTATTTGGTGAAATATATGCCTTTTGGCGGTGCAGAAGAAGAGGAGCTTGTTGCGGTAACTAAGGTAGAAGATGCTGAGGTTTTTGGTCATTTGGTTAATCCTATTTTGCAGAATAAATGTGCAAGCTGCCATAATTCAAGTAAAAAGAAAGGTGGACTTTCTATTGCTGATAGTGTATCTATCCTTGATGGTGGAAAAAACGGGGAGGTAATAATTGCTGGGGATGCCCTGAATTCTGAAATGCTAAAAAGAGTATTATTAGACCCGCACGATGATGATTTTATGCCTCCAGAAGGTAAAACACCATTGACCGAAGAAGAGATAGCTATATTAACGTATTGGATCGATAATGCGCAAGCGAATTTTAAAACTAAAGTTGCTTCTGTAGAAACTGATGAAATTGTAACGGGTATTGCTAGTACTATGTTAGGGTTGTCAGCGGGTTCTTCAAGTGGTTCAGAAATACCTATACCGAGTGTGAGTTTAGTTTCAGATGATAAAATAATTGAGCTACAGGCAGAAGGTTTTAGGTTACGTGAACTTGCATTTGAATCTGGGTTGTATGAAGCTGTATTAGCGCCAAATTCAAATGAAAATGGTACACCCGATGCGATGTCCAAAAAACTCGAAAAATTACTTTCTATAAAAGAAAATATTCTTTGGTTGTCATTAGAGAATAATCAAATAAAAGATGATCATGTAAAATTGATTTCCCAATTCCCTAATATTCAGAAATTGAAATTGAACGATAATCCGTTATCAGATAATGCAGTTGAGCAATTGATTAAATTAGAAAATTTGACAAGTGTAAATCTGTTAGGGACTGAAATAACCTCTAAAAGTATCCCTTCTTTTTCTGAAATGAAGCAGCTTAAATATGCCTATGTTTGGAAAACGAATATTAAAAAAGAGGATATAGTAAAAGTATTGATCAATGATTATCCTAAAATTATAATCGATTAAAAATTAAATAGGAGCACTAAATCGCATGAAGAAAGGTATATTTTTTAGTAGTATCATAATTTTAATTTCGCTCGGTTGTTCTTCGCAAAAAACAATTGTCGATTCAGAAATTAATACGCAAAAATATACTCCAGATTGGGAATCTTTACAGCAATATGAAGTGCCGGAATGGTATAAAGATTTAAAATTCGGAATCTATTTTCATTGGGGTCCGTACGCTGTTCCTGCTTATGAAAATGAATGGTATTCTCGGTGGATGTATGTAGATGGGCACCAAATTAATAAACATCATAAAGAAACGTACGGGCCTTTAGATAAATTTGGCTACAAAGATTTTATACCCATGTTTAAGGCAGAAGAGTTTGATGCCGATGTTTGGGCAGATTTATTCGTAAAAGCTGGGGCTCAGTTTGCAGGACCCATTGCCGAACATGCCGATGGTTTTGCCATGTGGGATAGTCAACTTACCAAATGGGATGCAAAAGATATGGGACCCAAAATAGATGTAGTCGGCGCTATGGAAAAAGCCGTAAAATCTCGCGGACTTAAATTTATCACTACCTATCATCGTCATTGGCTATACGCATGGTACCCAACTTGGGATGAAAATACAGATGCGTCCAACCCATTGTTTGAAGGTCTTTATGGTCCGAAAGTTCCAGAGGGTACATTTGTTATGGCAAATAAACCTACAAATCCCTTACCTGATGAAAAATTTAACCAAGATTGGTTAGACAGACTTACAGAATTAACTACTAAGTATGATCCTGATATTGTTTGGTTCGATAACAAAATGGATATCATAGGTGAAGATTATAGAAAGCAATTTTTAGCCGACTTTTATAATAGAGGCCTTGAAAAAGGAAAAGACGTAGTCGTTACCTATAAGTTTACCGATTTAGCGGTGGGCTCTGCAGTTTTAGATCTAGAACGCTCTAGAATGAGGGAGAAAAAAGAGTTTACTTGGTTAACTGACGATTCTATAGATTGGAAAGCATGGAGCAATATTGAAAATCCTGAATATAAATCTACCAATAGGCTAATAGATTTTTTAGTTGATGTGGTTAGTAAAAATGGTGCGGTACTTTTAAATATTACGCCGACCGCTGAAGGTAAAATACCAACGGAAGTTGAAGAACGTTTGTTGCAAATGGGGGAGTGGTTGCGTATTAATGGAGAAGCTATTTATGGAACCAGACCTTGGAAAATTTATGGAGAAGGACCTGCAGAGGTTATTGAAGGTCATTTAAGTGAGCACAAAAATGCTGATAATACGGCAGCGGATATTAGATTTACTACCAAAGACAATTTATTATATGCTTTTGTTTTAGACCTGCCAGAAGTAGAAATACGTATAAAAGCACTTGGTAAACACGAAAGAAAAATAAAAAGTGTTCAACTTTTAGGTAATCCTGAGAAAATATCTTGGGATCAAAATGATACTGAACTAATTATTCAACCAACTAAAAATCAACTTGGTGATTATGCTTTTGCATATAAGATTGAGTTTTATTAAATGATGTTAGAAATTTGGTTGTGGTGATTTTTTTACTCTCACGTCCTTTATTTGAAACATAGAAACTAATAGTAAAACTAGTATTATTGTTTTCATCACATAATTTTTACAACTATCATTCCATTTAACCCGAATCCCCAAATATTTGTTCTTCCAGTAATATCTTATAGAGTTGTTACTATACGGTACTACCAGAATGTTCTTAAATTCTATGAGGTAAAATCATATGTTGCAGTTTAAAATACATTTGAAAAGTATACTTGTTTAGGCGCCGATTAAATTTGTGAAAAAAGATATATGAAGTTTCACACATTTAGTTATAATATGTTTTTACTATTAATTGCAATAATTTTTACTTCGTGCAGTAGTGGTGATGATACGGTTAAAGTTGAACAAGATACTATTGCCCCAACAATAGATTGCCTTGAATCGATTACTGTTAATATACCGTCTTATGAAGATGGGTCAATTGTATCTTTTGAAACACCTGAGGGTAGCGATAATATAAGTGCGGTTACTTCTCAGATTGCTGGTTTTTCTTCCGGAACAAAATTTCCAATAGGTACAACAATCAATACTTTTGAGGCTAGGGATGGTGCAGGAAATAAGGCTACATGTAGTTTTGAGGTTACTGTTATTCAAGATGAACCATCTATAAATCTTCCATATTTTGTAAATGCGAACCCCACTCCAGAAGGAAAAAAATGGACTAAGGTAGAAAATATGTCAGATGAGTTTAATGGGACAACCTTTGATGATGATAAGTGGCATAGAAGCCCAGCTACAGATGGGTTTAATTGGATAGGTAGACCTCCAGGTTTATTTGAATCAGACAATGTTACTGTTAGCGATGGTAATATGAACGTAACTACAGAGAAATTTGAAAGCCCTAAAATGGTAAATGGCATAGAGTTTACCCATGGTGGTGCAATAGTTCGTTCTAAACTAAAAGCACAACAAGGTCATTATTATGAAAGTAGAATGAAAGCCAACAAAACCATTATGTCTTCTACTTTTTGGATTTCTTTTCAACAGAATTGTAATACTGGTCCTTTAAGAAAACTAGAATTGGATATACAAGAATGCGTGGGTAGACTAACAACTACAGCTGCTTGGGCGGCAGATTTTGATCACATATATGCATCTAATACTTGGAGACATGAAAGGGAATGTGATACCGAAGTAACTGGGTCATTACAAAGCCCGGCTAAAACAGTTTTAGAAAAGAAAAATAATTCTAGGTATTTTGTTTACGGATGCTGGTGGAAATCACCAACTGAGATTTTATTTTATTTAGATGGGCAGTTGACACATACCATTACAAATCCTCCTGCTGATTTTGATTTAGAGGGTCATTTAACCATGGCAATAGAAACTTATGACTG
This genomic interval carries:
- a CDS encoding twin-arginine translocation signal domain-containing protein — protein: MPTRRNFIKKTSIAGAALTTVPSFGFNILKKNKPEEIILGHGDYRYKVNNNWAQISSVRTPLLNCHEMQMDSKGRLIMIGDHPQNNVLIFDKSGKLLDYWGTAYPGGHGLTISNEGGEDFLFLADSGWYLNKTGSWTKHNGRISKTTMDGKVLFDIGHPQTIGVYEPGLNFCPTEVAVGPNGDIYVADGYGQDFILQYNYKGEFIRKWGGHDNEDANYNLQNAHGVAIDYREKNNPMVVCTSRNEQSFKWFTLEGKYVKTLKLPNMQVCRPVFDDVNLYAGVCWSQPKVGKTNWKDHTGFVTILENDKVVSNPGGTTPEYKNGELQKSYQLENKPILHGHDVCVDEDKNLYICQWNANKTAPIKLERV
- a CDS encoding DUF2231 domain-containing protein produces the protein MDNSVPDFVLFLGRFHPLVVHLPIGFLFFAFVLEVFSRWKKNPVLTSGIPLALFLGGLSGVVACILGYMLSLSGDYEEAALDTHFWFGIATTAIAFLAWLIRIEKIKISSLKKLQPNIAFLTLLVILLSVTGHYGGNLTHGSDYLVKYMPFGGAEEEELVAVTKVEDAEVFGHLVNPILQNKCASCHNSSKKKGGLSIADSVSILDGGKNGEVIIAGDALNSEMLKRVLLDPHDDDFMPPEGKTPLTEEEIAILTYWIDNAQANFKTKVASVETDEIVTGIASTMLGLSAGSSSGSEIPIPSVSLVSDDKIIELQAEGFRLRELAFESGLYEAVLAPNSNENGTPDAMSKKLEKLLSIKENILWLSLENNQIKDDHVKLISQFPNIQKLKLNDNPLSDNAVEQLIKLENLTSVNLLGTEITSKSIPSFSEMKQLKYAYVWKTNIKKEDIVKVLINDYPKIIID
- a CDS encoding alpha-L-fucosidase, whose product is MKKGIFFSSIIILISLGCSSQKTIVDSEINTQKYTPDWESLQQYEVPEWYKDLKFGIYFHWGPYAVPAYENEWYSRWMYVDGHQINKHHKETYGPLDKFGYKDFIPMFKAEEFDADVWADLFVKAGAQFAGPIAEHADGFAMWDSQLTKWDAKDMGPKIDVVGAMEKAVKSRGLKFITTYHRHWLYAWYPTWDENTDASNPLFEGLYGPKVPEGTFVMANKPTNPLPDEKFNQDWLDRLTELTTKYDPDIVWFDNKMDIIGEDYRKQFLADFYNRGLEKGKDVVVTYKFTDLAVGSAVLDLERSRMREKKEFTWLTDDSIDWKAWSNIENPEYKSTNRLIDFLVDVVSKNGAVLLNITPTAEGKIPTEVEERLLQMGEWLRINGEAIYGTRPWKIYGEGPAEVIEGHLSEHKNADNTAADIRFTTKDNLLYAFVLDLPEVEIRIKALGKHERKIKSVQLLGNPEKISWDQNDTELIIQPTKNQLGDYAFAYKIEFY
- a CDS encoding HYR domain-containing protein; translated protein: MKFHTFSYNMFLLLIAIIFTSCSSGDDTVKVEQDTIAPTIDCLESITVNIPSYEDGSIVSFETPEGSDNISAVTSQIAGFSSGTKFPIGTTINTFEARDGAGNKATCSFEVTVIQDEPSINLPYFVNANPTPEGKKWTKVENMSDEFNGTTFDDDKWHRSPATDGFNWIGRPPGLFESDNVTVSDGNMNVTTEKFESPKMVNGIEFTHGGAIVRSKLKAQQGHYYESRMKANKTIMSSTFWISFQQNCNTGPLRKLELDIQECVGRLTTTAAWAADFDHIYASNTWRHERECDTEVTGSLQSPAKTVLEKKNNSRYFVYGCWWKSPTEILFYLDGQLTHTITNPPADFDLEGHLTMAIETYDWNPIDSETIFETGSFDDLTTKYDWIRSWKLEDE